The window AATCGGCTACGAAGATTTTAATAAGGGAGCAGTTACAGCACCAACGGATCTTCTTGTAGGAAGAGTTGCCGGTGTACAAATTACAACAGGTGGCGGTGCTCCCGGAAGCGAGGCACAAATTCGTATTCGTGGAGGTTCGTCCTTATCTGCCAGCAACGACCCTTTAATTGTGATTGATGGAGTTCCAATTGACAACGAATCAGTTTCAGGAATGAGAAATCCATTAAATATTGTTCATCCGAGCGATATTGAAACTTTCACCGTTTTAAAAGACGCATCTGCAACTGCTATTTATGGTTCTCGTGCATCAAATGGTGTGATTATTATTACAACAAAAAAAGGAAGATTTGGCTCTCCTTTGAAAATTAACTATTCAGGAAAAGTTTCGTTTTACACTGTTCCAAACAGAATTGATGTTTTGTCGGGAGATGAATTTAGAACATTGATTAATGAAGAAGAAGCAAATAATCCAAATGCTTTAGCCTTGTTAGGTACAGCAAATACTGACTGGCAGAAAGAAATAATTAGTCCTTCCGTTGGCTTCGACCATAATATAAGTGCATCAGGAGCTATTCAAAATACACCCTATAGAGTTTCAGTAGGATATTCTGATGAAAGCGGTATCCTTGAAACTTCAAAATTAGAAAGAATCACAGGTTCTATTGGAATAAATCCAAAGTTTTTAAACAACCACTTGTCCATTAATGCAAATGCAAAAGGGATGAATATTCAGAACCAATTTCCTGATATGGGAGCAGTTGGTTCAGCTTTAGCTTTCGACCCAAGCCAAGCAACAACAAATGACAGCCCATTTGGAGGATACACAACATGGTTGAATGCTGAAGGAAATCCTATTGACATTGCTGTTAAAAATCCTATTGCTATGATTCAAATGCGTGAAGATTTGGCTACTGTTAATCGTTTTATTGGTAATGCTCAAGCCGATTATAAATTTCATTTTTTGCCTGATTTGCGTGCCAATCTTAACATTGGATATGACCATTCGAAAAGCGAAGGTTCAATCTATGTTCCACAAAATGCACCTATGAATTATAATGCTTTAAGAGGTGGTGGTGTTGATAGAGTTTACGAGCAGGAAAAGAAAAACGAACTACTTGATTTTTATTTCAATTATAAAAAAGAAATTAAATCAATCAAAAGTAAAGTTGATGTAATGGCAGGATATTCCTGGCAACATTTCTGGAGAAAAGGCTCTGCATTTCAAACAAATATACCTCTTGAACCATCATTGTTAGATACAAGTGAAAATACAGATTATGCAACAGAGAGTTATCTCGTTTCATTTTTCACCAGAGTAAATTACACTTTTTTAGATCAGTTTTTATTGACTTATACTTTACGTAGAGATGGTTCCTCTCGTTTTTCGCCTGACACTCGATGGGGGCTGTTTTCATCATATGCTTTTGCATGGAAAATCAAAAACGGACTATTGAAAGATGTTGAGGCAGTTTCTGACTTAAAACTGCGCGTAGGATACGGAACAACCGGACAGCAAAATATTGGACAGGGAGATTATCCTTATCTTCCAACATATACCTATAGCGAACCCACAGCACAATATCAGTTCGGAAATAATTTCTATACTGTTCTTAGACCAAACGGTTATGATTTATTTTTAAAATGGGAAGAAACAACCACTTTTAATATTGGATTAGATTTTGGTATTCTAAAAGATAGAATCATAGGTTCTGTCGATATTTATCAGAGAGAAACTATAGATTTATTAAATGAAATTGATGTAACTGTTGGTACAAACCTCACTAATAGAGTTTTAACAAATGTAGGAAATCTTGAAAACAAAGGAATTGAATTAGTGCTTTTAGGTCGCCCTATTGTAAAAGAAAATATGTTTTGGGAACTTGGTTTCAATTTAACATATAATGAAAACAAAATTACAAAACTTACTGCTCGCGATGATCCAAATTATCCAGGAGTCGAAACTGGCGGAATTTCAGGTATAGGAACTAACATTCAGATACATTCTGTAGATTATTCTTCTAATTCATTCTACGTTTATCATCAGGTTTACGATATTGATGGGAATCCAATTGAAGGAGCTTATGTTGATATTAACGCCGATGGTCAAATTACCGATGCCGACAAATATCATTTCCAAAAACCGGCTCCTGACTTTTTCATGGGTTTCAGTTCTATGTTTGAATATAATAATTTCAGTTTTGCATTTTCCGGACGTATAAATCTCGGTAATTACGTATATAATAATGTTCTAAGCGGTAGCACATACAGCGGACTTTATCATCCTTCAGGCTATTTGAACAATATTACTTCAGATGCTGCAAATCTTGGTTTTCAGAACAGACAATCTTATTCTGACTATTTTGTAACAAATGCATCATTCATGAGAATGGACAATATTACTTTAGGATATGATTTTGAAAAGGTATTTAAAGGTAAAGGTTCATTCAAATTAAGTGCTACAGTCCAAAATGCTTTTGTGATAACTAACTATGAAGGATTAGATCCTGAGGTGCAAAACGGAATTGATAATAACATCTTCCCTCGCCCCAGAACTTATGTATTAGGTGTTAACATTAGTTTTTAATAATTTATAAAATTTGATATTATGAAATATATAAAAATATTATTTTCAGTTGTAATCATGTCAATATTTGTTTTTACAGCTTGTGTTAAAGATTTAGATACAATACCTATTGATAAAGATGATTTTAGCTCTGCTACTGTTTATAAAGATTCGGAATCGTATGTACATGTATTGGCAAAAATCTATGGAGGATTTGTTCTTACAGGACAACAAGGACCAGCAGGAAATGCTGATTTAAGAGGAGTTGACGAAGGTTTTTCAGAGTATTTTAGAAACTATTGGTACATTCAGGAATTTTCTACCGATGAAGCCATAAGTGGTTGGGAAAACGATGAAGGATTGTTCGATATTAATTTCCAAACATGGGATGCTACAAATCCTTTTGTTCAAGGAATTTATACAAGAATATTTTATGAAATAGTTTTAATAAACGAATTCCTAAGAGAAACCACCGATGCAAAACTCGAAGAAAGAGGACATGGCGATCTTAAAGAAGTAATTAAAACATACAGAGCCGAAGCACGATTTATTAGAGCTATGAGCTATTGGCATGCTTTAGATTTATTTGCTAATGTTCCTTTTGTTACCGAGGATGACGGCATAGGCTCATTTTTTCCGGTTCAAACAAATTCTACAGACTTATTTAATTTTGTTGAATCAGAATTAATTGAAATTTTACCAAATCTCGTCGATGCCCGACAAAATGAATATACCAGAGCCGATAAAGCTGCCGCATGGATGGTACTTGCAAAATTGTATTTAAATGCAGAAGTTTATATCAGCCATCCGAAATATTCTGAATGTTTGACTTATTGCAACAAAATAATTGAGGCAGGCTATAGTATTGAAGAAAGATATCAAGACCTTTTTTGTATAAATAATGAAGGATCTGATGAAGCAATTTTCCTAATTGCATTTGATGGAGAGAGAACTCAATCGTGGGGCGGAATGACATTTCTGATAAACGGGAGTATTGGTGGCTCAATGAACCCTTCAGAATATGGTGTTGAAGGAAGCTGGGCTGGTTCAAGAGCAACCAAAGCTTTATTCGATAAATTCGATGTAAATGATGGCAGAGGTTTATTCTATACAACAGGCCAAACTCTTGAAATTGACAATGTTGTTGAATTTACACAAGGAGTTGCTGTAACAAAATATCGTAATTTGAAATATGTGTACGATAATGATGGAAATGTGATAGAAACAATTCCTGGTTCAAATTCTACACATCCCGATGCCGATTTTCCCATGTTTCGTTTAGGCGATGTTTACCTGATGTATGCTGAAATTGTGGCTCGCGGTGCCGGTGGCGATGCAAGCACAGCTGCTGGATATGTCAATCAACTTAGAGAAAGAGCTTTCGGAAATTCAGATGAAAATATTACTGCTGCCGATTTAACCGAAGAATTCATTCTTGACGAAAGAGCAAGAGAATTGTTCTGGGAAGCTCAACGTAGAACTGACTTAATAAGATTTGGCAAATATTCCGGTGGCGGTTATTTATGGCCCTGGAAAGGAAACGTAAAAGATGGGACAGCAACAGATGCAAAGTATAATTTATTACCAATCCCTGCTACTGATATTGCTTCAAATCCTAATCTTATTCAAAATTCAGGTTATTAGAATTTATAAATAAAAAAATTAATGTTATGAGAAAAATAATTTCAATAAGTATAATTTTAGTTGGATTTGTTTTATTGTTTTCTTGCGAAGACGATAAAGAAATTACAATTTTTGATCCCATAAATGCTACTGCACCGCAGTTAATTACACCAACAGTGGATAGTAGTTATGTTCTTGATCAAGCTTTTTCTGAAGACACTATATTCTTTTTTGAATGGACAGAAGTAAATTTTGGTTTTGAATCGCCTGCAACATATTTGATTCAAATGGATGTTGCCGGAAACAATTTTGCAAATGCAGTTGACGTATTAACAAGTTTCGAATTAAGTGCAAGCGTAACAGTTGGAGCTATGAATGCTCTTTTAGCTCAATTTGATTTATTAATTGGAGATATTAATTCCATAGAATTTAGAGTTCGGGCTCTTTTTTCAGATACTGAAGGGATA is drawn from Bacteroidota bacterium and contains these coding sequences:
- a CDS encoding SusC/RagA family TonB-linked outer membrane protein — its product is MKQIYIFRKMLLFVCLILMGQIVFGQARTVSGVVTDADDGTTLPGVTISIKGTTQGTITDIDGNYQIKVDKAETLVFSYVGYSTQEIAAAKDVINVSLEAESKGINEIVVIGYGVQRKKDATGAVTAIGYEDFNKGAVTAPTDLLVGRVAGVQITTGGGAPGSEAQIRIRGGSSLSASNDPLIVIDGVPIDNESVSGMRNPLNIVHPSDIETFTVLKDASATAIYGSRASNGVIIITTKKGRFGSPLKINYSGKVSFYTVPNRIDVLSGDEFRTLINEEEANNPNALALLGTANTDWQKEIISPSVGFDHNISASGAIQNTPYRVSVGYSDESGILETSKLERITGSIGINPKFLNNHLSINANAKGMNIQNQFPDMGAVGSALAFDPSQATTNDSPFGGYTTWLNAEGNPIDIAVKNPIAMIQMREDLATVNRFIGNAQADYKFHFLPDLRANLNIGYDHSKSEGSIYVPQNAPMNYNALRGGGVDRVYEQEKKNELLDFYFNYKKEIKSIKSKVDVMAGYSWQHFWRKGSAFQTNIPLEPSLLDTSENTDYATESYLVSFFTRVNYTFLDQFLLTYTLRRDGSSRFSPDTRWGLFSSYAFAWKIKNGLLKDVEAVSDLKLRVGYGTTGQQNIGQGDYPYLPTYTYSEPTAQYQFGNNFYTVLRPNGYDLFLKWEETTTFNIGLDFGILKDRIIGSVDIYQRETIDLLNEIDVTVGTNLTNRVLTNVGNLENKGIELVLLGRPIVKENMFWELGFNLTYNENKITKLTARDDPNYPGVETGGISGIGTNIQIHSVDYSSNSFYVYHQVYDIDGNPIEGAYVDINADGQITDADKYHFQKPAPDFFMGFSSMFEYNNFSFAFSGRINLGNYVYNNVLSGSTYSGLYHPSGYLNNITSDAANLGFQNRQSYSDYFVTNASFMRMDNITLGYDFEKVFKGKGSFKLSATVQNAFVITNYEGLDPEVQNGIDNNIFPRPRTYVLGVNISF
- a CDS encoding RagB/SusD family nutrient uptake outer membrane protein, with amino-acid sequence MKYIKILFSVVIMSIFVFTACVKDLDTIPIDKDDFSSATVYKDSESYVHVLAKIYGGFVLTGQQGPAGNADLRGVDEGFSEYFRNYWYIQEFSTDEAISGWENDEGLFDINFQTWDATNPFVQGIYTRIFYEIVLINEFLRETTDAKLEERGHGDLKEVIKTYRAEARFIRAMSYWHALDLFANVPFVTEDDGIGSFFPVQTNSTDLFNFVESELIEILPNLVDARQNEYTRADKAAAWMVLAKLYLNAEVYISHPKYSECLTYCNKIIEAGYSIEERYQDLFCINNEGSDEAIFLIAFDGERTQSWGGMTFLINGSIGGSMNPSEYGVEGSWAGSRATKALFDKFDVNDGRGLFYTTGQTLEIDNVVEFTQGVAVTKYRNLKYVYDNDGNVIETIPGSNSTHPDADFPMFRLGDVYLMYAEIVARGAGGDASTAAGYVNQLRERAFGNSDENITAADLTEEFILDERARELFWEAQRRTDLIRFGKYSGGGYLWPWKGNVKDGTATDAKYNLLPIPATDIASNPNLIQNSGY